In a genomic window of Pseudorasbora parva isolate DD20220531a chromosome 24, ASM2467924v1, whole genome shotgun sequence:
- the zgc:112332 gene encoding retinol dehydrogenase 12 — protein sequence MHSIRNFFCGQWRSSVRLDDKTVIITGANTGIGKETARDLARRGARVIMACRDLEKAQAAREELMEDSGNQNIVVKKLDLSETKSIRAFAELINKEEKQVNILINNAGIMMCPYSKTADGFEMQFGVNHLGHFLLTYLLLDLLKKSTPSRIINVASVAHTWGSIHLDDINSEKGYSPRRAYGQSKLANILCTRSLAKRLQGSGVTVYSLHPGVVQSELFRNLSKPVQIALKVFSPFTKTTIQGAQTTIYCAVEPELDKESGGYYSDCAPAQCSREASDDEMAQKLWELSCQMLSITWD from the exons ATGCACTCAATAAG AAATTTCTTCTGTGGTCAGTGGCGGTCTTCTGTACGTCTTGATGATAAAACAGTCATAATCACAGGAGCGAATACAGGCATAGGCAAAGAGACGGCGAGAGACCTTGCCAGACGAG GGGCTCGAGTCATCATGGCCTGTCGAGACCTGGAAAAAGCACAGGCCGCCAGAGAAGAATTAATGGAGGATTCTGGAAACCAAAACATTGTGGTGAAAAAACTTGATTTATCAGAAACCAAATCCATCAGAGCATTTGCAGAACTCATAAACAAGG AGGAAAAGCAAGTTAACATCCTAATCAACAATGCTGGAATCATGATGTGCCCATATTCCAAAACGGCAGATGGCTTCGAGATGCAGTTTGGTGTAAACCATTTAG GACATTTTCTGCTCACCTACCTTCTGCTGGACCTCCTCAAGAAATCTACCCCCTCCAGGATCATCAACGTGGCTTCTGTGGCCCATACATGGGGCAGCATCCATCTGGATGACATAAACAGTGAGAAGGGTTACTCCCCACGGAGGGCTTATGGCCAGAGCAAACTAGCTAACATCCTCTGCACACGCTCCTTGGCTAAAAGACTGCAGG GCAGTGGTGTGACTGTGTACTCCCTCCATCCTGGTGTGGTGCAGTCAGAGCTGTTTAGGAACCTCAGCAAGCCTGTGCAGATCGCACTCAAGGTCTTCAGCCCCTTCACCAAGACCACTATTCAGGGGGCTCAGACCACCATTTACTGCGCTGTGGAGCCGGAGCTGGACAAAGAGAGTGGAGGATATTACAG TGACTGTGCTCCAGCACAGTGTTCAAGAGAAGCTTCAGATGATGAAATGGCTCAGAAACTCTGGGAACTCAGCTGTCAGATGCTCAGCATTACATGGGACTGA
- the si:dkey-73n8.3 gene encoding retinol dehydrogenase 12, translated as MNVLRGLFTKSWSSDIRLDGKTAIVTGANSGIGKETAKDLAKRGARVILACRDMVKAEEAASDISRDVENAIVVVCKLDLADTKSICDFAELIYSNEKSLHLLINNAGVAICPYSTTTDGFETQFGVNHLGHFFLTFLLMDLLKHSAPSRVINVSSLVHPMGKIHFEDLNSEKSYHPVKAYVQSKLANVLFTRELAARVEEMGVSVYAVDPGLVKTEIIRHLKKSQQVFVKTFGFLIKTPAEGAYTTLYCAVTPDLPTGTYYSNCAMAPCSRAADDDDTARRLWAVSCHLLGIRWK; from the exons ATGAATGTGTTAAG AGGGCTTTTCACCAAAAGCTGGTCATCTGATATTCGGTTAGATGGAAAAACTGCTATAGTGACTGGAGCAAACTCCGGGATTGGGAAAGAAACGGCGAAGGACCTGGCAAAGCGGG GTGCACGAGTGATCCTGGCCTGCAGAGACATGGTGAAGGCTGAGGAGGCAGCCAGTGACATCAGCAGAGACGTGGAGAACGCCATCGTGGTGGTTTGTAAACTGGACCTGGCCGACACAAAATCCATCTGTGATTTTGCTGAACTGATTTACAGCA atGAAAAGTCTCTACATTTGCTGATTAACAATGCTGGAGTGGCAATCTGCCCATATTCCACGACAACAGACGGCTTTGAGACACAGTTTGGAGTCAATCATTTAG GACATTTCTTTCTCACGTTCCTCCTAATGGATCTGTTGAAGCATTCAGCTCCTTCTAGAGTGATTAATGTCTCTTCATTGGTTCATCCCATGGGAAAGATCCACTTTGAGGATCTGAACAGTGAGAAAAGCTATCATCCAGTGAAGGCCTACGTACAGAGCAAACTGGCCAACGTACTTTTCACACGAGAGCTCGCCGCAAGAGTGGAAG AGATGGGAGTGAGTGTTTATGCTGTGGATCCAGGTCTAGTGAAGACAGAGATCATCAGGCATCTGAAGAAGTCTCAACAGGTCTTTGTGAAGACGTTTGGTTTCCTGATAAAAACCCCTGCAGAGGGCGCATATACCACGCTGTACTGTGCCGTTACTCCTGACCTGCCCACTGGAACCTACTACAG TAACTGTGCCATGGCCCCGTGCTCCAGGGCTGCTGATGACGATGACACTGCGAGGAGACTGTGGGCTGTCAGCTGCCATCTGCTGGGGATTCGTTGGAAATGA
- the sec61g gene encoding protein transport protein Sec61 subunit gamma — protein MDQVMQFVEPSRQFVKDSIRLVKRCTKPDRKEFQKIAMATAIGFAIMGFIGFFVKLIHIPINNIIVGG, from the exons ATGGATCAGGTCATGCAGTTTGTGGAGCCTAGCAGGCAGTTCGTCAAGGACTCCATCAGGCTCGTGAAAAGATGCACAAAGCCCGATAGAAAAG AATTCCAAAAGATTGCCATGGCAACAGCGATTGGATTTGCCATCATGGGCTTCATTGGATTCTTTGTCAAACTCATCCACATCCCCATCAACAACATAATTGT TGGTGGTTGA